The following are from one region of the Gambusia affinis linkage group LG02, SWU_Gaff_1.0, whole genome shotgun sequence genome:
- the sema6dl gene encoding sema domain, transmembrane domain (TM), and cytoplasmic domain, (semaphorin) 6D, like isoform X4, which produces MGQGAALLLSKLLLLLAASRTLLAVSFPEDIVPLDVVDAHFTRRYPVFRGRPSVNDSQHRLDFQLMTKIQDTLFIAGRDQVYLVSLRESYRNEIISYRKLTWRSGQGDREMCAVKGKHRDECHNFIKVLVPRNDDLVFICGTNGFNPMCRYYRLDNLEFDGEEINGLARCPFDSKQTNVALFAEGKLYSATVADFQASDSVIYRSMGDGSALRTIKYDSKWLKEPHFLHAAEFGNYVYFFYREIAVEHSNLGKVVYSRVARICKNDVGGSQRVLEKHWTSFVKARLNCSVPGESFFYFDVLQSITDIIDVNGVPSVVGVFTTQMNSIPGSAVCAFSMTDIEKVFMGRFKEQKTPDSVWTPFPEEKLPKPRPGSCAGHGPAASFKSSVEFPDDTLQFIKSHPLMDTAVPSIGDEPWFTKTRVRYRLTALAVDGQAGPHKNYTVVFIGAESGVVLKVLAKTSLLSLNESLLLEEIDVFNRAKCPSNREDDKRVLSLHVDNNTHSLYVAFSSCVIRIPLSRCERHSSCQKSCIASRDPYCGWKPHGACERIQPGVLKGYEQDVEYGNTTHLGDCQVFLGTTSAPDYKSFGDPTSDMAFSSAPVTVQPSGPIQPPVLIPSQSPSSGPRPELYGSGFVLQDDPATSHSLNSLPGVWDIRTGDSNQMVHMNILITCVFAAFLMGALLAGLIVFCYRDSVLRKPRHVHKDMESAPSCSDSTGSFVKLNGLFDSPVKEYQTNIDSPKLFTNLLSNGKDLNSPNGDTKTMILRDGCQPPELAALPTPESTPVLQQKGLQPIKNQWEKAHGKVSGPRKEANPSAKSPQFLSSSPAPSNASSNHPHIALGHSNIPSAVVLPNATHDQPNLDHGDESLPHSSEKQLKIPDCKGHRKDQKRSVDARNTLNDLLKHLNDSVANPKAILQEESGPRPRPHLMLEPMEELTEVPPAVPSREASLYSPSSSLPRHSPTKRVDVPMPSTPTTPTGSLSMGGTLERQRGGYQLHRSASHRQSLSTSPNGVTMGVSVSRQHSMNRGGYMPPTPPSRLDSHGAMVAPGMHSPHPPSVSRQSSYSGHGSLPRTGLKRTPSLKPDVPPKPNGFPPQTPQMRVVNKYSY; this is translated from the exons ATGGGCCAGGGAGCTGCGCTTCTGCTCAGCAAGCTTCTGCTGTTGCTGGCAGCCTCGCGCACTCTCCTCGCAGTCAGCTTCCCGGAGGACATCGTGCCCCTAGACGTCGTTGACGCGCACT TTACTCGGCGGTACCCTGTGTTCAGAGGCAGGCCCTCTGTCAACGACTCCCAGCATCGCCTCGACTTTCAGCTGATGACCAAAATACAGGACACGCTATTCATCGCTGGCAG ggaTCAGGTGTACCTCGTCAGTCTGAGAGAATCCTACAGGAACGAGATCATTTCTTACCGG AAGTTAACATGGCGATCGGGCCAAGGTGACAGAGAGATGTGTGCTGTGAAGGGGAAACATAGA gATGAGTGCCACAACTTTATTAAAGTGCTGGTTCCCAGAAATGATGACCTGGTGTTCATCTGTGGCACCAATGGCTTCAACCCCATGTGCAGATACTACAGG CTGGATAACCTCGAGTTTGACGGGGAAGAGATCAATGGTTTGGCGCGGTGCCCGTTCGACTCCAAGCAAACCAACGTGGCCCTCTTCGCTG AGGGAAAGCTGTATTCTGCAACAGTAGCTGACTTCCAGGCCAGTGATTCTGTCATCTACCGTAGTATGGGTGACGGATCAGCACTGAGAACCATCAAATACGACTCCAAATGGCTGAAAG AACCTCATTTCCTGCATGCAGCCGAGTTTGGGAATTACGTGTACTTTTTCTACCGGGAGATTGCCGTGGAACACAGCAATCTGGGAAAG GTTGTTTATTCCCGAGTGGCCCGGATCTGCAAAAATGACGTCGGCGGGTCGCAGCGAGTGCTGGAGAAGCACTGGACCTCTTTCGTGAAGGCGAGGCTGAACTGTTCCGTGCCGGGGGAGTCCTTCTTCTACTTCGACGTGCTTCAGTCCATCACCGACATCATCGACGTCAACGGCGTTCCCTCCGTGGTGGGCGTGTTCACCACGCAGATGAACAG TATTCCGGGGTCAGCAGTGTGTGCCTTCTCCATGACTGATATAGAGAAAGTTTTCATGGGCCGGTTCAAGGAGCAGAAGACCCCTGACTCTGTGTGGACGCCGTTTCCAGAGGAGAAGCTGCCAAAACCTCG GCCTGGGAGTTGTGCAGGTCATGGTCCGGCTGCATCCTTTAAGAGCTCTGTGGAGTTTCCAGACGACACCCTGCAGTTCATCAAGTCCCACCCCCTTATGGACACAGCTGTGCCTTCGATTGGGGACGAGCCTTGGTTCACCAAGACACGCGTCCG GTACCGACTAACAGCGCTGGCTGTAGACGGCCAAGCAGGACCCCACAAGAACTACACGGTGGTCTTCATCGGCGCCGAGTCGGGGGTCGTCCTTAAGGTCTTAGCGAAGACTTCCCTTCTATCCCTGAACGAGAGTCTGTTGCTGGAGGAGATTGATGTCTTCAATAGGGCCAA GTGCCCGTCTAACCGTGAGGATGATAAGCGTGTCCTCTCGCTTCATGTGGACAATAACACACACAGCCTGTATGTTGCCTTTTCAAGCTGTGTCATCCGTATTCCCCTGAGTCGCTGTGAAAGGCACTCCTCCTGCCAAAA GTCATGCATTGCATCAAGAGATCCTTACTGTGGCTGGAAGCCTCATGGAGCCTGTGAGAGGATACAGCCTGGTGTTTT GAAAGGATACGAACAGGATGTTGAATATGGAAATACCACTCACCTTGGAGACTGTCAAG tgtttttgggCACTACCTCAGCGCCAGATTACAAATCATTTGGCGACCCTACCTCTG ACATGGCGTTTTCATCTGCACCAGTCACTGTCCAACCCAGTGGGCCCATACAGCCCCCAGTACTCATACCCAGTCAAAGCCCCAGCTCAGGGCCTCGTCCAGAGCTCTACGGCTCAGGCTTTGTGCTACAGGATGACCCAGCCACATCCCATTCTTTAAACTCTCTCCCAG GTGTATGGGATATCCGTACTGGTGACAGTAACCAGATGGTCCACATGAACATCCTCATCACCTGCgtctttgctgcttttctgatGGGGGCTCTCCTGGCTGGACTGATCGTTTTCTGCTATCGAGACTCTGTCCTTCGTAAACCAAGGCACGTCCACAAGGACATGGAGTCTGCACCATCCTGCTCTGACTCAACTGGGAGTTTTGTCAAACTCAATGGCCTATTTGACAGCCCTGTAAAG gaaTACCAAACCAACATTGATTCTCCCAAGCTGTTCACCAATCTGCTGAGCAATGGTAAAGACTTGAATTCGCCCAACGGTGACACCAAGACAATGATTCTACGGGATGGCTGTCAGCCCCCAGAACTGGCTGCTCTACCCACTCCAGAGTCCACTCCTGTACTTCAGCAGAAAGGCCTACAGCCCATCAAGAACCAGTGGGAAAAGGCTCATGGAAAGGTCAGCGGGCCCCGCAAGGAAGCCAACCCATCAGCAAAGAGTCCacagtttctttcttcttcacctGCACCTTCTAATGCAAGTTCCAACCACCCTCATATTGCCCTGGGACACTCCAACATCCCCAGTGCAGTTGTGCTGCCCAATGCTACACATGACCAGCCTAACCTTGACCATGGTGATGAATCTTTGCCACATTCTTCTGAAAAGCAACTGAAGATTCCAGATTGTAAAGGACACAGGAAAGATCAGAAGAGGTCTGTGGATGCCAGGAATACCCTGAATGAccttttaaaacatcttaatgaCTCTGTGGCCAACCCAAAAGCCATTCTACAAGAAGAATCAGGGCCTCGCCCAAGGCCTCATCTCATGCTGGAGCCAATGGAGGAACTGACTGAAGTACCCCCAGCTGTGCCCAGCCGTGAAGCTTCCTTGtattctccttcctcctctttaCCAAGGCACAGTCCCACTAAAAGGGTTGATGTTCCCATGCCTTCCACTCCCACTACACCCACAGGAAGCCTAAGCATGGGTGGGACCCTTGAAAGGCAAAGAGGGGGTTACCAACTCCACCGGAGTGCCTCTCACAGGCAGTCCTTATCAACCTCACCAAATGGAGTAACCATGGGGGTGTCTGTGTCTCGTCAACACAGTATGAACAGAGGGGGATACATGCCCCCAACACCCCCTTCTAGACTTGACTCTCATGGTGCAATGGTGGCACCAGGGATGCACTCACCCCACCCACCCTCTGTTTCTCGACAGAGCAGCTACAGTGGGCATGGCTCGCTTCCTCGAACAGGGCTTAAAAGGACCCCATCATTAAAGCCAGATGTGCCCCCAAAACCCAATGGGTTTCCTCCACAGACTCCACAGATGCGAGTGGTCAACAAGTACAGTTATTAA
- the sema6dl gene encoding sema domain, transmembrane domain (TM), and cytoplasmic domain, (semaphorin) 6D, like isoform X7 yields the protein MGQGAALLLSKLLLLLAASRTLLAVSFPEDIVPLDVVDAHFTRRYPVFRGRPSVNDSQHRLDFQLMTKIQDTLFIAGRDQVYLVSLRESYRNEIISYRKLTWRSGQGDREMCAVKGKHRDECHNFIKVLVPRNDDLVFICGTNGFNPMCRYYRLDNLEFDGEEINGLARCPFDSKQTNVALFAEGKLYSATVADFQASDSVIYRSMGDGSALRTIKYDSKWLKEPHFLHAAEFGNYVYFFYREIAVEHSNLGKVVYSRVARICKNDVGGSQRVLEKHWTSFVKARLNCSVPGESFFYFDVLQSITDIIDVNGVPSVVGVFTTQMNSIPGSAVCAFSMTDIEKVFMGRFKEQKTPDSVWTPFPEEKLPKPRPGSCAGHGPAASFKSSVEFPDDTLQFIKSHPLMDTAVPSIGDEPWFTKTRVRYRLTALAVDGQAGPHKNYTVVFIGAESGVVLKVLAKTSLLSLNESLLLEEIDVFNRAKCPSNREDDKRVLSLHVDNNTHSLYVAFSSCVIRIPLSRCERHSSCQKSCIASRDPYCGWKPHGACERIQPGVLKGYEQDVEYGNTTHLGDCQVFLGTTSAPDYKSFGDPTSGVWDIRTGDSNQMVHMNILITCVFAAFLMGALLAGLIVFCYRDSVLRKPRHVHKDMESAPSCSDSTGSFVKLNGLFDSPVKEYQTNIDSPKLFTNLLSNGKDLNSPNGDTKTMILRDGCQPPELAALPTPESTPVLQQKGLQPIKNQWEKAHGKVSGPRKEANPSAKSPQFLSSSPAPSNASSNHPHIALGHSNIPSAVVLPNATHDQPNLDHGDESLPHSSEKQLKIPDCKGHRKDQKRSVDARNTLNDLLKHLNDSVANPKAILQEESGPRPRPHLMLEPMEELTEVPPAVPSREASLYSPSSSLPRHSPTKRVDVPMPSTPTTPTGSLSMGGTLERQRGGYQLHRSASHRQSLSTSPNGVTMGVSVSRQHSMNRGGYMPPTPPSRLDSHGAMVAPGMHSPHPPSVSRQSSYSGHGSLPRTGLKRTPSLKPDVPPKPNGFPPQTPQMRVVNKYSY from the exons ATGGGCCAGGGAGCTGCGCTTCTGCTCAGCAAGCTTCTGCTGTTGCTGGCAGCCTCGCGCACTCTCCTCGCAGTCAGCTTCCCGGAGGACATCGTGCCCCTAGACGTCGTTGACGCGCACT TTACTCGGCGGTACCCTGTGTTCAGAGGCAGGCCCTCTGTCAACGACTCCCAGCATCGCCTCGACTTTCAGCTGATGACCAAAATACAGGACACGCTATTCATCGCTGGCAG ggaTCAGGTGTACCTCGTCAGTCTGAGAGAATCCTACAGGAACGAGATCATTTCTTACCGG AAGTTAACATGGCGATCGGGCCAAGGTGACAGAGAGATGTGTGCTGTGAAGGGGAAACATAGA gATGAGTGCCACAACTTTATTAAAGTGCTGGTTCCCAGAAATGATGACCTGGTGTTCATCTGTGGCACCAATGGCTTCAACCCCATGTGCAGATACTACAGG CTGGATAACCTCGAGTTTGACGGGGAAGAGATCAATGGTTTGGCGCGGTGCCCGTTCGACTCCAAGCAAACCAACGTGGCCCTCTTCGCTG AGGGAAAGCTGTATTCTGCAACAGTAGCTGACTTCCAGGCCAGTGATTCTGTCATCTACCGTAGTATGGGTGACGGATCAGCACTGAGAACCATCAAATACGACTCCAAATGGCTGAAAG AACCTCATTTCCTGCATGCAGCCGAGTTTGGGAATTACGTGTACTTTTTCTACCGGGAGATTGCCGTGGAACACAGCAATCTGGGAAAG GTTGTTTATTCCCGAGTGGCCCGGATCTGCAAAAATGACGTCGGCGGGTCGCAGCGAGTGCTGGAGAAGCACTGGACCTCTTTCGTGAAGGCGAGGCTGAACTGTTCCGTGCCGGGGGAGTCCTTCTTCTACTTCGACGTGCTTCAGTCCATCACCGACATCATCGACGTCAACGGCGTTCCCTCCGTGGTGGGCGTGTTCACCACGCAGATGAACAG TATTCCGGGGTCAGCAGTGTGTGCCTTCTCCATGACTGATATAGAGAAAGTTTTCATGGGCCGGTTCAAGGAGCAGAAGACCCCTGACTCTGTGTGGACGCCGTTTCCAGAGGAGAAGCTGCCAAAACCTCG GCCTGGGAGTTGTGCAGGTCATGGTCCGGCTGCATCCTTTAAGAGCTCTGTGGAGTTTCCAGACGACACCCTGCAGTTCATCAAGTCCCACCCCCTTATGGACACAGCTGTGCCTTCGATTGGGGACGAGCCTTGGTTCACCAAGACACGCGTCCG GTACCGACTAACAGCGCTGGCTGTAGACGGCCAAGCAGGACCCCACAAGAACTACACGGTGGTCTTCATCGGCGCCGAGTCGGGGGTCGTCCTTAAGGTCTTAGCGAAGACTTCCCTTCTATCCCTGAACGAGAGTCTGTTGCTGGAGGAGATTGATGTCTTCAATAGGGCCAA GTGCCCGTCTAACCGTGAGGATGATAAGCGTGTCCTCTCGCTTCATGTGGACAATAACACACACAGCCTGTATGTTGCCTTTTCAAGCTGTGTCATCCGTATTCCCCTGAGTCGCTGTGAAAGGCACTCCTCCTGCCAAAA GTCATGCATTGCATCAAGAGATCCTTACTGTGGCTGGAAGCCTCATGGAGCCTGTGAGAGGATACAGCCTGGTGTTTT GAAAGGATACGAACAGGATGTTGAATATGGAAATACCACTCACCTTGGAGACTGTCAAG tgtttttgggCACTACCTCAGCGCCAGATTACAAATCATTTGGCGACCCTACCTCTG GTGTATGGGATATCCGTACTGGTGACAGTAACCAGATGGTCCACATGAACATCCTCATCACCTGCgtctttgctgcttttctgatGGGGGCTCTCCTGGCTGGACTGATCGTTTTCTGCTATCGAGACTCTGTCCTTCGTAAACCAAGGCACGTCCACAAGGACATGGAGTCTGCACCATCCTGCTCTGACTCAACTGGGAGTTTTGTCAAACTCAATGGCCTATTTGACAGCCCTGTAAAG gaaTACCAAACCAACATTGATTCTCCCAAGCTGTTCACCAATCTGCTGAGCAATGGTAAAGACTTGAATTCGCCCAACGGTGACACCAAGACAATGATTCTACGGGATGGCTGTCAGCCCCCAGAACTGGCTGCTCTACCCACTCCAGAGTCCACTCCTGTACTTCAGCAGAAAGGCCTACAGCCCATCAAGAACCAGTGGGAAAAGGCTCATGGAAAGGTCAGCGGGCCCCGCAAGGAAGCCAACCCATCAGCAAAGAGTCCacagtttctttcttcttcacctGCACCTTCTAATGCAAGTTCCAACCACCCTCATATTGCCCTGGGACACTCCAACATCCCCAGTGCAGTTGTGCTGCCCAATGCTACACATGACCAGCCTAACCTTGACCATGGTGATGAATCTTTGCCACATTCTTCTGAAAAGCAACTGAAGATTCCAGATTGTAAAGGACACAGGAAAGATCAGAAGAGGTCTGTGGATGCCAGGAATACCCTGAATGAccttttaaaacatcttaatgaCTCTGTGGCCAACCCAAAAGCCATTCTACAAGAAGAATCAGGGCCTCGCCCAAGGCCTCATCTCATGCTGGAGCCAATGGAGGAACTGACTGAAGTACCCCCAGCTGTGCCCAGCCGTGAAGCTTCCTTGtattctccttcctcctctttaCCAAGGCACAGTCCCACTAAAAGGGTTGATGTTCCCATGCCTTCCACTCCCACTACACCCACAGGAAGCCTAAGCATGGGTGGGACCCTTGAAAGGCAAAGAGGGGGTTACCAACTCCACCGGAGTGCCTCTCACAGGCAGTCCTTATCAACCTCACCAAATGGAGTAACCATGGGGGTGTCTGTGTCTCGTCAACACAGTATGAACAGAGGGGGATACATGCCCCCAACACCCCCTTCTAGACTTGACTCTCATGGTGCAATGGTGGCACCAGGGATGCACTCACCCCACCCACCCTCTGTTTCTCGACAGAGCAGCTACAGTGGGCATGGCTCGCTTCCTCGAACAGGGCTTAAAAGGACCCCATCATTAAAGCCAGATGTGCCCCCAAAACCCAATGGGTTTCCTCCACAGACTCCACAGATGCGAGTGGTCAACAAGTACAGTTATTAA
- the sema6dl gene encoding sema domain, transmembrane domain (TM), and cytoplasmic domain, (semaphorin) 6D, like isoform X9 produces MGQGAALLLSKLLLLLAASRTLLAVSFPEDIVPLDVVDAHFTRRYPVFRGRPSVNDSQHRLDFQLMTKIQDTLFIAGRDQVYLVSLRESYRNEIISYRKLTWRSGQGDREMCAVKGKHRDECHNFIKVLVPRNDDLVFICGTNGFNPMCRYYRLDNLEFDGEEINGLARCPFDSKQTNVALFAEGKLYSATVADFQASDSVIYRSMGDGSALRTIKYDSKWLKEPHFLHAAEFGNYVYFFYREIAVEHSNLGKVVYSRVARICKNDVGGSQRVLEKHWTSFVKARLNCSVPGESFFYFDVLQSITDIIDVNGVPSVVGVFTTQMNSIPGSAVCAFSMTDIEKVFMGRFKEQKTPDSVWTPFPEEKLPKPRPGSCAGHGPAASFKSSVEFPDDTLQFIKSHPLMDTAVPSIGDEPWFTKTRVRYRLTALAVDGQAGPHKNYTVVFIGAESGVVLKVLAKTSLLSLNESLLLEEIDVFNRAKCPSNREDDKRVLSLHVDNNTHSLYVAFSSCVIRIPLSRCERHSSCQKSCIASRDPYCGWKPHGACERIQPGVLKGYEQDVEYGNTTHLGDCQGVWDIRTGDSNQMVHMNILITCVFAAFLMGALLAGLIVFCYRDSVLRKPRHVHKDMESAPSCSDSTGSFVKLNGLFDSPVKEYQTNIDSPKLFTNLLSNGKDLNSPNGDTKTMILRDGCQPPELAALPTPESTPVLQQKGLQPIKNQWEKAHGKVSGPRKEANPSAKSPQFLSSSPAPSNASSNHPHIALGHSNIPSAVVLPNATHDQPNLDHGDESLPHSSEKQLKIPDCKGHRKDQKRSVDARNTLNDLLKHLNDSVANPKAILQEESGPRPRPHLMLEPMEELTEVPPAVPSREASLYSPSSSLPRHSPTKRVDVPMPSTPTTPTGSLSMGGTLERQRGGYQLHRSASHRQSLSTSPNGVTMGVSVSRQHSMNRGGYMPPTPPSRLDSHGAMVAPGMHSPHPPSVSRQSSYSGHGSLPRTGLKRTPSLKPDVPPKPNGFPPQTPQMRVVNKYSY; encoded by the exons ATGGGCCAGGGAGCTGCGCTTCTGCTCAGCAAGCTTCTGCTGTTGCTGGCAGCCTCGCGCACTCTCCTCGCAGTCAGCTTCCCGGAGGACATCGTGCCCCTAGACGTCGTTGACGCGCACT TTACTCGGCGGTACCCTGTGTTCAGAGGCAGGCCCTCTGTCAACGACTCCCAGCATCGCCTCGACTTTCAGCTGATGACCAAAATACAGGACACGCTATTCATCGCTGGCAG ggaTCAGGTGTACCTCGTCAGTCTGAGAGAATCCTACAGGAACGAGATCATTTCTTACCGG AAGTTAACATGGCGATCGGGCCAAGGTGACAGAGAGATGTGTGCTGTGAAGGGGAAACATAGA gATGAGTGCCACAACTTTATTAAAGTGCTGGTTCCCAGAAATGATGACCTGGTGTTCATCTGTGGCACCAATGGCTTCAACCCCATGTGCAGATACTACAGG CTGGATAACCTCGAGTTTGACGGGGAAGAGATCAATGGTTTGGCGCGGTGCCCGTTCGACTCCAAGCAAACCAACGTGGCCCTCTTCGCTG AGGGAAAGCTGTATTCTGCAACAGTAGCTGACTTCCAGGCCAGTGATTCTGTCATCTACCGTAGTATGGGTGACGGATCAGCACTGAGAACCATCAAATACGACTCCAAATGGCTGAAAG AACCTCATTTCCTGCATGCAGCCGAGTTTGGGAATTACGTGTACTTTTTCTACCGGGAGATTGCCGTGGAACACAGCAATCTGGGAAAG GTTGTTTATTCCCGAGTGGCCCGGATCTGCAAAAATGACGTCGGCGGGTCGCAGCGAGTGCTGGAGAAGCACTGGACCTCTTTCGTGAAGGCGAGGCTGAACTGTTCCGTGCCGGGGGAGTCCTTCTTCTACTTCGACGTGCTTCAGTCCATCACCGACATCATCGACGTCAACGGCGTTCCCTCCGTGGTGGGCGTGTTCACCACGCAGATGAACAG TATTCCGGGGTCAGCAGTGTGTGCCTTCTCCATGACTGATATAGAGAAAGTTTTCATGGGCCGGTTCAAGGAGCAGAAGACCCCTGACTCTGTGTGGACGCCGTTTCCAGAGGAGAAGCTGCCAAAACCTCG GCCTGGGAGTTGTGCAGGTCATGGTCCGGCTGCATCCTTTAAGAGCTCTGTGGAGTTTCCAGACGACACCCTGCAGTTCATCAAGTCCCACCCCCTTATGGACACAGCTGTGCCTTCGATTGGGGACGAGCCTTGGTTCACCAAGACACGCGTCCG GTACCGACTAACAGCGCTGGCTGTAGACGGCCAAGCAGGACCCCACAAGAACTACACGGTGGTCTTCATCGGCGCCGAGTCGGGGGTCGTCCTTAAGGTCTTAGCGAAGACTTCCCTTCTATCCCTGAACGAGAGTCTGTTGCTGGAGGAGATTGATGTCTTCAATAGGGCCAA GTGCCCGTCTAACCGTGAGGATGATAAGCGTGTCCTCTCGCTTCATGTGGACAATAACACACACAGCCTGTATGTTGCCTTTTCAAGCTGTGTCATCCGTATTCCCCTGAGTCGCTGTGAAAGGCACTCCTCCTGCCAAAA GTCATGCATTGCATCAAGAGATCCTTACTGTGGCTGGAAGCCTCATGGAGCCTGTGAGAGGATACAGCCTGGTGTTTT GAAAGGATACGAACAGGATGTTGAATATGGAAATACCACTCACCTTGGAGACTGTCAAG GTGTATGGGATATCCGTACTGGTGACAGTAACCAGATGGTCCACATGAACATCCTCATCACCTGCgtctttgctgcttttctgatGGGGGCTCTCCTGGCTGGACTGATCGTTTTCTGCTATCGAGACTCTGTCCTTCGTAAACCAAGGCACGTCCACAAGGACATGGAGTCTGCACCATCCTGCTCTGACTCAACTGGGAGTTTTGTCAAACTCAATGGCCTATTTGACAGCCCTGTAAAG gaaTACCAAACCAACATTGATTCTCCCAAGCTGTTCACCAATCTGCTGAGCAATGGTAAAGACTTGAATTCGCCCAACGGTGACACCAAGACAATGATTCTACGGGATGGCTGTCAGCCCCCAGAACTGGCTGCTCTACCCACTCCAGAGTCCACTCCTGTACTTCAGCAGAAAGGCCTACAGCCCATCAAGAACCAGTGGGAAAAGGCTCATGGAAAGGTCAGCGGGCCCCGCAAGGAAGCCAACCCATCAGCAAAGAGTCCacagtttctttcttcttcacctGCACCTTCTAATGCAAGTTCCAACCACCCTCATATTGCCCTGGGACACTCCAACATCCCCAGTGCAGTTGTGCTGCCCAATGCTACACATGACCAGCCTAACCTTGACCATGGTGATGAATCTTTGCCACATTCTTCTGAAAAGCAACTGAAGATTCCAGATTGTAAAGGACACAGGAAAGATCAGAAGAGGTCTGTGGATGCCAGGAATACCCTGAATGAccttttaaaacatcttaatgaCTCTGTGGCCAACCCAAAAGCCATTCTACAAGAAGAATCAGGGCCTCGCCCAAGGCCTCATCTCATGCTGGAGCCAATGGAGGAACTGACTGAAGTACCCCCAGCTGTGCCCAGCCGTGAAGCTTCCTTGtattctccttcctcctctttaCCAAGGCACAGTCCCACTAAAAGGGTTGATGTTCCCATGCCTTCCACTCCCACTACACCCACAGGAAGCCTAAGCATGGGTGGGACCCTTGAAAGGCAAAGAGGGGGTTACCAACTCCACCGGAGTGCCTCTCACAGGCAGTCCTTATCAACCTCACCAAATGGAGTAACCATGGGGGTGTCTGTGTCTCGTCAACACAGTATGAACAGAGGGGGATACATGCCCCCAACACCCCCTTCTAGACTTGACTCTCATGGTGCAATGGTGGCACCAGGGATGCACTCACCCCACCCACCCTCTGTTTCTCGACAGAGCAGCTACAGTGGGCATGGCTCGCTTCCTCGAACAGGGCTTAAAAGGACCCCATCATTAAAGCCAGATGTGCCCCCAAAACCCAATGGGTTTCCTCCACAGACTCCACAGATGCGAGTGGTCAACAAGTACAGTTATTAA